tttaagaaaacgtgttgaaattcctaatttccggcacaatagcGAGTCTTGCACCGAACGGAACCGAAGGGAACGAGTGTGGCAACTTGTGTCACTGGTCACCAAGTAGCGGTATTGGCGAGTGGCGAGCTGGTTCCGCTACTCTCTGGAAGCACCGCGATTAGCCGAGGCCGCCGCTAGCGAGGTCGCAGCCGGGAGACGAGTTGCTGTGGCGGTTGACTTGCTGCAGAAGCCATCCCCTCCGTCGAGCTGGGAGTGACGCCCGGGAAGAGGACGTCGACAGCTGCGAGGAGCAACTCGCTGGGACTTTGCCGCAATATTACCAGACAAGTACGAGTGGGGTTGTAACCTCATTACCCGGCGGGCTAATCTGTTGACAACCTCGTAAAGTCATGCCTCGGAGGATTTTGGGCCCGCCTTCAAACACAAGATAGTTTGCACTTTTTGTAAAAACTTTTCTATagatatttaaataaaccatgctATATAATCTTTCTTATAAACATGTTAAACAGTTATAGTTTGCCAAGCTCTCAGGTTGAAGTGGAATGTAATGTTAACTTGTTGATATCCCTATGTTTTCTCAAGTATGTATGCTGGCATAGCTGTTTTCTCCTAtgctataaaataatatttttggagtATATAACTTTAAGTAAATATTGCTTTACGTGAGGGCTTTAACTATCCCTGTGTTAAAGACTCATTCGATGATTAAGGTTTTAGCAGTCAATGCCATGTACATAATAAAGTTTGGAGTTTTGTTTTGTGAAATAATCGTCCACACATTTTTACAGTTTGATAGTTCTTTTTAGTGTAGTCGTATACCTGTTGAATAGAATCAGTAGCAGGGTGGATGTCAGTGCGGTGGTAAGGCATCGTCACCATTAAGGCTATTTCTTACCTTATTATTCAGGCCCTTGCAGTTTATGATCTCTCTCAAATATTTTTTCGCTAAAATGGCATTCATGTTTACAGACCTGGTGACGTAAGGGAGGAAAGCATATAAGAAAGCCTGAAATTTCATTTTCAaagagttattttttattatgtttcatTGGAACAACGATTTTGGTGTTAACTTACGCATTCACTTTCGCCCCTTAGTTTACGTTGTCTTGCGTCCCTCTGATTTTAGGGGAAAGGTAACTGTCTTAATAGTaagtaatttatagtttttttacatgcattaatatatttttagtttaagcAAAATCTGATTAATATTTATAAGAAACGCCAaagcatttttataatttaaacaatTCGACATGGCATTTTTTTTGCGGTTTACTTAAATAcgttatatataattaaaatattacttacaaATACAAATGGtactaaaacatttttggaaGCTATTTATTTTCCAGacctaaaaaaatttatatctctaagataaaataaattgttagtaaCTTAAAAATACCAATTATAAGTAGCTTTATAACTTTTTgcacacaaaaataatatttgaaatttggcTGCTAGGTTagtacaaaaaatgtaaaaaaggaaataattagtTGCCAATAATAATGTTTCTTGCATGTAAACTATTTTATATAGAAACTAAGTATCAACGTGAAAATTATCTAACGTCATATAATATAGCAATTTATTTATGTTGATACTAATTGATATATTActtcaacattttataattttgttttctacgttccactaatatatatatatatatatacatacatatatatatatatatatatatatatatatatatatatatatatatatatttcgtacACTCTTACTTGATGTTAATAATGACAAGCTATTTTCAACATAGTTACCAGCGATGCCAGCTCGCTCTTCAGAAATGGTTTCACCAAAGCCATTATCTTATCCACGACAGGAACTGTGTTTATTATATAAACGGCTTTCAGTCTTATGGGCATGCAAtcctaaaaaagaaaaaaaaaacagccgtgACACTTCAAATGcatttcactttcataaagtaaaaaagtaatcgaaattatcatttaaattattgctGCTTTAACCGTATCTTATATTTATCatctaaaacaaattaaattattaaaataacagaaataaaatgaaatatatttgcaaGTTACTTATCTAAGACTCACTGATTTTAATGCACTCTTTTAATGGTTCCAATATCAAAAGTTCTACACGTCAACGACCTTTTTACGTATGTAGCACACTAGCAATACTCGTATTAATTTAACcattaaaagtattaaattttttaatcagaATTGGTTACATAAATAGAtgcataaaaaattttgtgtcaacttcatgagtttttgtttcaaatttataaaaagcatggttataatatttctattaatttcatctaaattaaaagtaattaaatactTCGATATAATAGTATGAACAGAGATTATTCCTTACTTATTTTAAATGCCgttatttccatttattttaatactacaaACCATGAAAGGAAACACAAAAAAACATGAACTATGAAAGCGTATCATTTTCTTTAATTCGCCCTGTAATAGCGTTGTATTttatgtaatagttttttttttatttacacatgCATCTCTTTTTGCAGCTTAGCACGTAACCGCActaatgcatacaaaaaaaattttctaatatGTCTGACTTCgaaggaaacaaaataaaaacactcaCACTTTTTTCTTTCTAATAAGTTCAATTAATCATGTAAAAGGTTTATGTTATTTTAGCAATACacaaattatgtaaaatattcaCTGAGTAAACATTCAGCATCTAGGTTGGGTGATTTTCCAACACATCACTTTAGAAACAGCAGAAAAATTCACATTAGACAGCTTGATATTCATATAGAGAACTGGTTTATTTTTAATGACTATATTTAAAAATCTTGTTATTTTAAAAACGCTCTATTAgtgtacattattttaaattaattatttttccaagttttttatGTGGGAAATGAAAATCAGTTTTAAATGATACAGTGAGTAATCAACTGATAGTATTTCACCGCCATCAAAGAAAAAAGAAGATGTATCGCCACTTGTTGAAACAAGTACAACCTGCACGTAGAAGAGCAGCTTCTTGATGAGGCCGAGCGGCGAGATGCGCGCCAGGTGGCCGAACGAGACGCCCTGCGCGTCGAACACTGTGACGATGCCCGGCGCCAGGCCGTCCTCCGACAGCCAGGTGTCGGCGAACATGAAGAAGTTCTTCATGTTGTGCAGGAACACGAACTTGCTGGGGTTCAGgtccacgaacctcgtcaccgaGACGATGTAACCCTCGGGCGTTCTGCGCGGCAGCATGGCCATCTCCCTGCGGGCATGGTGCACTCAGTGGCTAGCGCTGCGTCACACACTCTTGTCTTTGCTTATGGAAttgctagtattttttttctagggGTTCCAACCTTTTGAAGTGTTCtccaattatgtttaaaaaaaattaatgtaacacATTTGTTGTCAGCAAGATCATATGAGATCATAACACAGTCCTTTACAGAATATGAATATTAGATAAGTACTCGGAAATGGTTTTTTGTAGGCCACTATCACAACATTTTACAAGCGTGAGTTACGGAAACCCGGGAAAACCTAAGTCAGTATGGCCAAACCATGGTCCTATCATATGCTACTCCAGTGACTAACCccgcactcactctttttataaTAGCGCATAATAGTAAAACAAATAGGTTTGAATTTAGACCGAAGAATGTAGAAAAATAGTtaatgtaggggagaccggggcaggttggcacacttttagtaaatttattttttaaagatatgatattaacatACATTAAAATTTCGTGGCGTTAACAAAAAGATTAGACCTTAAAGCACATATTTAAATTACtagatttaagtaaattttaatatgaagttttcaaaacaatttttattgaagtaaacACAAGCGTGCCAATGTACCCCGCTATTGAGGCAAGTTGGCACAACACACAAATATCAAAAGATTGTAATAATTAATCgggaaatataaaataacccataacaatatatcaatataaataaacacaaaaataaaagatAACTAACTTGTTTTTTTGAACAATATACGTCCGTAAACAAGATCACTTTTATAAGATTTTCTTGCATCTAAAAGACACATAAAATAGAGTGTCACCGGAAATGCAGTCTTCTTGTGCCCATTTATGACACTTGGTACACTGCACCCATTCTTGACTGCATTCTTAATTGCTAAATGCATCTAAGCAGCAAATACAAAGGCAGTCCTCATCTTCACCATCACTTTCCAAAGGGAAGAGCTTTTTGGAATGCAAATTTTTTTGGAAGTGCGATCCAAAGGAAAAAGATTCTTTGGCGGTTTACCGTTTCTTAAACGGCcttctttctttttatttaaagatTCCTGTTCCTCTGCCAAAGCCCTCTTTATTGGAGTGTCTGTAAAAATcactgatttacttttttttcggcCTTTGCCAGTTTCTTTTATTGGTCTTGCTTTGGTGAATGGCCTTACCAACTCTGGGGAAGGATACGAAGTCTGGACAGTAGGTAATGGGGACAAATCAATATGAGTAGATGTCGATGGTATGTTCTCAAAAGGCATACAAAGGGATGTcaagatatatttaataaattaaaacaaacttttgtagGCTTACTTTCCATGGTTTAGCATATCTAAATTGTACCCAGGGCAAAGATGCAGGAACATTCGCCAGATGCTGTAATGGTCGCTctgccataggctgtggtggtgctgccatagtctGTGGTGGTGGTGCaataggctgtggtggtgctgtcatagcctgtggtggtgctgccataggctgtggtggtgctcCCATAGCCTGTTTTGGTGCTGCTGTAGGTTGTGGGGATGTAAGAGGATGTGGTGATGCTGGCCCAGATAGTGAATGTTTTTTATAACTAGCGCAATATCTAGCCAGTGTCCTATATGGTATACCGAAATTTTGAGCTGCTCCCCTTATTGGACGGTTCGTTGTTTTTACATCAAGTAAAGCTGCTTCAATTGTTTCAGCTGACACTTGGCCCCTGGTAGTCTTCTTTTATGTGCGCACCATTGTGAAATCTTAGGAACAAACAGTTATTTCTAGTATTCATCCTCAGTTTTTGCAAGCAATATTGAATAGACTAGTTGTAAAATGTAgcaaatatattacaaataattgaaacgtttattatttttattattattaatattgcatAAACATTATCGGGATATAAAACTGGGCTGTTAATAAATTTTCGAGTTATAGGGCACGTTGGCGCAGTATGCCAACCTACCCCTTTTTCTTTGTGCCAATGTGCCCCATTCCTTGGTTATTTCTTTACATTACCCTCAATAAATCAACAGAGCAAAATTAACTCTTTTTGATAGCTAAAAGCAAACCTTAAACAGTTGTCTTTaagatgaatatatatatatatatatatatatatatatatacaaaacatTACGTTATATACCCAATGCTATTTAGGATTTTaagttaaaatgtaattttacttaCATGTTCAATAAACACAAAAAGTTCTCTCTTCCGCTGAAAAAGTCACAATTTTCAGTACCGTCAACGGAGGGAAAAGACACTCGACTGACGCATCCCGCGTGCTACTGGGGGCGCTATCCTGCGTCTGTTTGGAGAACTATAGCGACTGTGCCAACGTGCCCCTGATGCCAatctgccccggtctcccctatcaTAAAAACACCCGAACCAATAGTCTTTGTTTTCTAGCCGCCTTTGTTGCCCGGTTATAAATCCTTCAAACACCACGACTGATATTCGTAACGGCTCGGTTGTTTCATACTTtttcaaaaaattactgattcTGGTTTCATTTTTTTTGCGCTAATATAATTTTGGCATTGTATATTTTTTGCCTGGAAATCATGGTAATTACCAAAGGTATTCGTGATAGTAGAAgctaataaaaattaactaattcaAATTTAGTCTCtcgtatattttaattttttttaaagtttgtgatattaaaatacatacattatcAAGTTTTTAAGCTATCTATTTGTAAGGACTTATTGTTTATATGTGGTAAATTTATGTctacaaataaaatgtataatattGAATATGGACGGAACAATTGACCAAATTCATGCAGACGTTttagatttaaaatgttttttctgcATATTGTTGCAACTTATCCGTTagttatatttgtaaaataaattataaaatattattttaagtcgTAAATATTTCAGAACGAAACAAATttcatcgtagaagtcagcaccttcacctgaattactgtaagaattcgactATTTCCGTACCTTCAGGTCTAAGTAATAATAGTTTTTAGCATGTACCAGGAATCAGCTTATTTTGGCACCATTTTTCAGATTTacctaatttttataaatttttattttattttttggattatcgaactattttttttttttttcatttatcgtCAGTATTCCCAGCATCGCGCGCTGATGATCCAGCAGTCCCACATTAATAAATTCAACAAGGCGCATCCTTTTCTCTTCGCTCCTAATCATGCCGTGACTCCGGGGGCGACTCCTTCTCGGAGTTACTGCTCCTGTCAGCCGCTACTGGAGCATGTGCTTCCTATGTCGTCAGGAGTAGGCAACTCTGGTCAGACCTGGAGATCCTTCATGCCACTGCCAGAGCACGTCGAAGATGCTAAGTTCGTCAAGTTCCTCTACGCCAGCTCTTCCTCATGCACTCCCTTGACCATTATGTTTATCGCTGGTGTTCCTAGAACCAGGTGTCCGGAGTATTGACCCGTGCACTGTCTCTTAATCCAGTTCCCCCGCCGGTGGAACAAAACCATGTCCTTACCGCGCTGCTAGCGCCTCTCATGCGCGACCTGTTGGTCGTCTGCAGTACTAAGACCCACCAGGTGGCGATTGCAGCCAGAGCCCTCGGCCACCGGACGGTCATTTGTCTTAGCACCCACGCGCCATCTGTCGGCAGTCATGGGTCCCTACTACCTTAGCACAATGTAACCGGTGGTAACGCTTCTACCGATGCAGGGGCTCTCACAGCACAACGCACATCCCCTCATATTGGTGTCGCCTGCCGGCTTGGTCGCCCTTCACTATGCAGTGTTTCCATCACATATTTCACAGCTGGCAAGGAGAcaattttataagaaaaactaGAGAAATTAAGTAATAGGGCATTCTAGCACCCATGTATTTGgttaagttaatattataaaaatactgaataaatttcACTGTGGCCAGCCAACGGCTTAATTATATATAATGCTACCAGCTATTTGCAAATTTCACTTTGTAACTCCTGtgtgtaatattattttaattttatcgccAACTCAAGGCGATCTTTCTGTTCAAGATAATTTAAACTCATTTAATTTTCTGGCTGTAAAACTACCGCaagaataatataataataataatcatcattATAATAAAATAGGAATCAAATATAAACATTAGTTTGTTATCACTTACATAATTACCTTTCTCAGTAGGTTACCTCTAAAGAACGTTACTCCTTTACTGTATTTCCTCTTAAAACAGCACAATAGACCAATCCGGTTTGTCTTATATCCACGGTAACTCTGCAGCTAATGCATGCTTGTTTGAGTTTAGCTAAATTTATTTGTCACTCACTCCACTCTTTATCTAGGATTTCTGCACACTGCTGTATTTGCTCTACATAGGTAAGGACTTGCTTCCAGGCCTTGTTTGTTATCAACAAtaagttataattagagacccggaaaattcgcgggttcaatgacttccaggatagactccaatatcctctacacactcgggcaaatgcaaactgttcattggctgctaacttgtgagtcgtctcgactgggtggcctgtgattcgacacttctatgaataagggtctcttattggctctcagtcctccagattaacggtgaactaatgacagaagcagcactaaggtataattatttgaatgttagcataacacgaaattaacccgcgaattttccgggtctctagttataattaacTACATCAAGAGAGGAGGGTCACAAGCCGACATAACCAACCCCATTTAATTCTGTTAAGTCATTCCGATTCTATTAATGTGTCTATATACTCGACATGCATGCATGATGCGACCTCGGACTACCCTGACCGAGCAACACACTACCACTACCATATGTCCAGGTTGTGCTGCAGCTCCTCCGAGAGCGGGTCCCGGTTGCTGAACAGCTCCGGCGTGAGGGACTTGAAGCTGAAGTAGTTCTCCAGGGTGGTCTTGGTCCTCTCCAGGTTGTCGTAGCAGCTGTGCAGGAACAGGTGCAAGTGGTCGTCTGGAACAGCAGCAGGCAACAGCATGGCAGCTTCTGGTCTGTCTCACTTGAATACTACTAAAACATGTACAAATGTTTAGATATACAACATATTGGTTGAGTTGCTCCTAATTAATATTACCTAtagtttaaaatactaaaaaaagcaTACTTTTATCAGATCAGTTCTATGGAACCAAATGATTGTTCACATTGCAATCCGGATTACagatacttgcaaagtttcaaatttaTACTGCAATTAGAAGTACTTTAAAATGACTTCCAAAATTTGTTTATAGAGTAAGCTAGTTACAGGTGAAGcaaatcaaaacattttaaaaaatagtacAGTTTGTGTACGTTTACAATCTTTTTAGAAAACCAAATTGTACTACTGGCCTTTGTTAAAGTGCAGGGCTGTAGCCAGGATTCTGTAAGGTGGGCTCCAGTACAAAAatagtgtattaattttttattcttcattattattaaattttaaaataatattaacagtgA
This DNA window, taken from Bacillus rossius redtenbacheri isolate Brsri chromosome 3, Brsri_v3, whole genome shotgun sequence, encodes the following:
- the LOC134531198 gene encoding alpha-tocopherol transfer protein-like, coding for MKDAGSKLKQPFLHGLALKDAPDNRQDNIAHIRSWLDCQPHLPEITDDHLHLFLHSCYDNLERTKTTLENYFSFKSLTPELFSNRDPLSEELQHNLDIWEMAMLPRRTPEGYIVSVTRFVDLNPSKFVFLHNMKNFFMFADTWLSEDGLAPGIVTVFDAQGVSFGHLARISPLGLIKKLLFYVQDCMPIRLKAVYIINTVPVVDKIMALVKPFLKSELASLIHIHTSVDTLGEGLPLEILPEEYGGKAGSLTALYKEQRRAVETEYADWLIQSEDLRSDESKRVGESKVKDTLFGAEGSFRKLDID